AGATGAGATAACTATCATGATGGGGCTGTCAGGTGCCATGGTTCCTGCAGGGATGAGGGGCATTATTACCTATCTTATTAAAAACAGATTGATCGATTGCCTGGTGTCCACGGGTGCCAATATTTTTCATGATATTCATGAGAGCCTGAATAAGAAACACTATATAGGGACGCATCTTGCCGATGATGCTATCCTGTTCAAACATGGGATCGACAGGATACATGATGTGTTCGCTGTGGAAGAAGAGTTCAGGGAAGCAGACCGGCTGATCGGTGATTTTGCTTCAAAGCTTGATAAGAATAAGACGTATTCATCAAGGGAATTCATATCACTGCTGGGTGCCAGGGTTAAAGAACTGGGCGGCAGCAGCGATTCAATTATTGTCAGCGCTTATGAGAATGATGTTCCAATATTCATACCCGCCCTGACTGATTCATCCATCGGCATCGGGCTGGTATATGCCCGGCGTAAGGGGCATCAGGTGATTGTTGACCAGATCAAGGATGCGGACGAGATCACCAGAATGGTTGAGCAGTCTACAAAAACAGGTGTGGTGTATGTTGGTGGGGGCGTGCCCAAGAACTTTATCCAGCAGACCGAGGTGATAGCTTCGCTTATGGGGAATAATGTGGAGGGGCATGACTATGCTATACAATATACTACCGATGCGCCCCACTGGGGAGGGCTTTCAGGATGTACTTTTGATGAGGCTGTTTCATGGGGGAAGGTTTCCAGTGCTGCCAGGAAGGTGCAGGTTTTTGTTGATGCTACGATTGCTCTGCCTATTGTGGTGCATGCAATGGCTGAGAGGATGGAAGGGGTGGAGAGGAAGGGGCGGAGTTTTTATGGGAACATGAAAATGGTTTGAAGCTTTCTTATAAATGAATGCCGTTTTTTTTTGCAGTGAAATATTACAGAATTAGAAAGTGTTCCGATGAGGAGCATACACAGTGGAATAGGTCAGTTGTATGAATAGTGAAATTGCCCACACGATTTTGAAGAAGCCTAATTTTAGTATTCCAGCTCGGTTTCGAACAAATTGAGGATAATGCTGAATAGTGACATAATAAATTATTTAATCAATACCTTAGTTATGCGCTTAAAATGTCGGGAACTTAGGTTTTATAGAATAACATTATTTGATAAAAGTCCATATATCATCACTCAGGTATGCTGGCTGAAATTCCTGCAACCAAGATCATTAATAGATATTTTAGGAAGGCAGTAACCATTTCATAACTCCCTCGATTTTTCCTTGGATGAAAACCATTCCAGTTTAAGAGGGCTTTCATTCGAGTGTACAATTAACATTGTTAGCCATATAAAACTATTTACATTTTTTTGATTATTATATTTTAAAAGTAGTCCGTGATTTATTAGGAGTTAACATCAAAACATTTTAACATGATACTTAAATCTATTTTATATTAGATGGGATATTGATTTGCCCGATGAACCGCACTTGATCCCATCACCACATTATCTTCATTGTACAATTCAGCAGCATTTTTTATATTTACTATTAAAAAGAGGTTACGGGTTCGACATCCAGTTCTGGGTAGATCTGCTGCGGTTTTGGAGGCATGGGGTTATAAACCCAGTTGAGATCGATAATGCCGGATTTGATGCCGATATCGACCATATGTATACGCTTGCAGTAAAGACATCGATGATAAAACCGCTATCCTGAACATTCATAATAAACTGCTGGCCGATGGATTCAGCAAA
This sequence is a window from Methanosarcinales archaeon. Protein-coding genes within it:
- a CDS encoding deoxyhypusine synthase, with protein sequence MDKKHFTRHPTIPMDVKPRSVSEITKAMTSTGFQGRKLGESVEAWYQMLNEDEITIMMGLSGAMVPAGMRGIITYLIKNRLIDCLVSTGANIFHDIHESLNKKHYIGTHLADDAILFKHGIDRIHDVFAVEEEFREADRLIGDFASKLDKNKTYSSREFISLLGARVKELGGSSDSIIVSAYENDVPIFIPALTDSSIGIGLVYARRKGHQVIVDQIKDADEITRMVEQSTKTGVVYVGGGVPKNFIQQTEVIASLMGNNVEGHDYAIQYTTDAPHWGGLSGCTFDEAVSWGKVSSAARKVQVFVDATIALPIVVHAMAERMEGVERKGRSFYGNMKMV